ATGGCCACGGCTAGCAACAACAGACCCGGCATCGCCAGCCCCCCGCCAGCAACCATCGAGAATAGCGCCGGCAGCATCAGGCCGGTAGTTGGCAACGTCAGCAGCAGACGCACCAGCATGGTCAAAGCGACCCACCCGGCAATCGTCCCCCGCAACTGACGGGCATGGGTGATCAGTTCACTCCATCCGACCCGGATCGCAGCCAGCGGACCCAGGTCCTCCAGCACGGCAGCGCGATCGGCAAAGTGCTGAACGAGTGTCAGCCCCAGACTCATGATCACCAGCAGCCCGCAGACGGGCAGCAATACGGTCAGCACCAGTTCCGAGGTCGTCCCCGCCGGGCCGGAGAGGCTGGCCAGTGCGCCGGTATAGGCCACAAACGTCAGCAGCAGGGCCGGGATGGCGACCGGCAGGCCGATCAGGAACAGGCGACCAAAATGAGCCACGCCCGCGTCCAGCGCCGTGACCAGATCGATCGGCTGGTCATCAGCCAGGCGGTCGACGGCCACAATCAGCGCGCCGCGCGCCACCGCGCCCGCCACCCACAGGGCTACGCCGCCTACCGCCAGCACCCCGCTGAGAAAGACGATCCCCATCACATCCGGGACGGAATAGACCAGCGTCCTGTCGCCGACGGTGTTCAGCGTGCCGGGCAGGGTCAGGTCGACATTACCGCTGCCCAGCCCGGCCAGAAACAAACCGGGCAGCCACAGCCAGGAGTGTTGACGCGCCAGACGCCAAGCCTGGCTCCAGATCGCGCCGGGATTCATTGGGGCCTGTGTCCTCCTCTGGCGGCTCCTGCCGCGCCTGGCGCAGAGTATAGCGCACAATCCGCGCCGGGCCACCCGCCGGGCGGGGCGTCAGATCTGGTTGCAGGAACCTCAGGAGGCTCAGTTTCTGGCGGCGCATCGATGCGCTGCCAGGAACGGTCGCCCTGCCCCGGCATCGCTGTGCTTCTCAAACCGGGTGGGGTGGCGGCAGCGTCTCCGGCGGGAAGGGGTCTTCCGCACGGATTTTATGCAGCAGGTAGTCAACGATCACGCGGATGGTGCTCATAAAGGGAGCCACCAGAAACGCACCCAGCACCCCACCAACCGCCGCGCCGATCAGCACGCCAATGATGATCACCGGCAGGGGTAAATCCAGGGCGTCCCCCAGGATCAACGGCGCGGCCACATTCCAGATGACCTGGGTCAGCACCATATTCACCCCGATCACCAGCAGCGCCACCAGCCCATAGGGCATATCGACAAAAACGGTTGAGCCACGCAACAGCGGGACCAGCGACAGCGGCACCAGGCTGATGAAGCCGCCCAGCGTCGGGATCAGGGAGATCAGAGCGGTGAAGAGCGCCAGAATCTCGGCCCCTTCGATGCCCATCAGCATCAGCTGCAGCCACGTTACCAGGCCGATGATCGCGCCGATGGTCACCTGGCCACGGAAGAAGCCGTTCCAGACCCGGGCGATTTCACGGGCCAGCAGCCGGAATTCGCGCCGGTAGCCGGGTGCGACCCAGTTGATGGCCGCTTCCCGCGTGCGCGGCCAGTCCAGCAGGATCAGGAACGAGACGAACAGCGCCAGCAGCAACGCGCCGAAAAAGCCAGTGACGGTGGTGATGGCCGAAGTCACCGTGCCGGTGACCTGCCCGGCCACGCTGGAAATGCCATCCAGCAACTGGTCGAAGCTGATCGGTTCCAGCAACGTTTCTCCGGTAACGGCATCGACGGTCTCCGCGTCCGCCGGGGCAGTTTCCTCCGCCGGGCCGGCGGCCAGCTCGCTACCCAGGATGAACTGGCGCAGTGGCACAGCGATCGAATTAATGTCCACGCGGAAACCCAGGATATCGATCACGCCCATCTCCGGCGTGTAGTTGCGCAGCGTGTCCTTGAGATTCTCGTAGGCATCCACGCCTTCCAGAACCAGGGTGTTGACGCCGCTGACCACCGGCGGGATGACGACCAGCAGGCTGCCCAGGATCGCCAGGATGAGCAGGATGTACAGCAGCACAATGGCCAGCGGCCAGGAGATCGGCAACCGGCGGGTCAGGGCGCGGGCCGGGCCGTGAATCAGGAAGGCGATCAACAGGGAGAAGATCACCAGCTGCATCACCGGCGCGATCAGCGTCAGAGCATAGACGGCAGCGATGATCAGGAAGATGACGACCACCAGCCGCGTGGTGCGGTCCCACTGGGGCACAACGTAACCGGCAGCTGGCGGATCAGGGTTTGCTGCTGGCGGGGTTGAGGATTCAGGGGTTGTCACAGTCTGCGTTCCTCCGGGCGGCAGGGATTGGCGGTGGGCTGCTCCGCCCGCTGGCCCTCGATTCTACCCCGGATCGCCAGCCTCACAACTGTCGCCGCGCGTACTTCCGCATGAACACCTATAATGAAGCCTGCGCAATCCCGGCCCCCCAGTGGGCTGGTAAACACCGGATTCTCTTGTGGCAGGCTGCCACGCATTATCGGGTCAGTGCTACAGGCGGTGCTGTGTTTTATGGAGAAAGGGTCTATGGGAATTCAGCGGAGGCGGCAAAACGAATCGCAGCGAACTGCCTGTATCTGGCTGGCGGTCGCCCTGGCGCTGGCATTCCTGCTGATGCGCCTGCCGCTGCTAACGCGCCTGCCGGTATTTGTGGACGAGGGCGCACATATCTTCTGGGCACAGGAGAATCTGGCTGGTGGCTGGGTTGACGGCAAATGGCTCTCGATTGTGATCATGGCTGGCTTTGTGGGCGGCCTGCCGCTGCCGCCGTTGCTGGCGGCGAGGCTGTGCGCCGTGATTCTGAGCCTGGGGTCGCTGTTGCTGATCATCAGTATCGGGGCGCGGCTGGGCACCCGCCGCGACGGTCTGCTGGCCGGGCTGATCTACGTCTTGCTGCCCTACACCTTTTTCTACGACCGGCTGGCACTGACCGACCATAGCATGATCCTGTTCGGGCTGCTCGGGGTGTTGTTGACGCTGGACATCCTGCATGCATACCGTTCCGGCGGTGCCATCCTGCTGACCCTCGCCCTGATCGCGGCGATGCTGGCCAAGCTCACCGGTGCGTTGTATGTCGCCGTACCGATCCTCGGTGTGGGGATTCTCATCCCCGTGCG
The genomic region above belongs to Anaerolineae bacterium and contains:
- a CDS encoding AI-2E family transporter → MTTPESSTPPAANPDPPAAGYVVPQWDRTTRLVVVIFLIIAAVYALTLIAPVMQLVIFSLLIAFLIHGPARALTRRLPISWPLAIVLLYILLILAILGSLLVVIPPVVSGVNTLVLEGVDAYENLKDTLRNYTPEMGVIDILGFRVDINSIAVPLRQFILGSELAAGPAEETAPADAETVDAVTGETLLEPISFDQLLDGISSVAGQVTGTVTSAITTVTGFFGALLLALFVSFLILLDWPRTREAAINWVAPGYRREFRLLAREIARVWNGFFRGQVTIGAIIGLVTWLQLMLMGIEGAEILALFTALISLIPTLGGFISLVPLSLVPLLRGSTVFVDMPYGLVALLVIGVNMVLTQVIWNVAAPLILGDALDLPLPVIIIGVLIGAAVGGVLGAFLVAPFMSTIRVIVDYLLHKIRAEDPFPPETLPPPHPV